The Papaver somniferum cultivar HN1 chromosome 3, ASM357369v1, whole genome shotgun sequence genome includes a region encoding these proteins:
- the LOC113360488 gene encoding rust resistance kinase Lr10-like, with the protein MERFLHEIAKEKIVRFTAQELYSFTNNYSTRLGSGGFGVVYEGQFPNGIRIAVKVLNRNSNNKKVEEQFMAEVGSIGKTHHINLVRLYGFCFDNLMSALVYEYMENNSLDKFLFSTKTPQIEVEQLQEIALGTAKGLAYLHEECQHRIIHYDIKPGNVLLDSNFSPKVADFGLAKLCDRDITHVSCSGYRGTPGYSAPEFLMPGYPVTHKCDVYSFGMLLFEIATRRRNTNTNMDTDDTLDWFPKKAWEEFEKDGLKNLITMEITGIEEKDKEKVHRMFMVALWCVQDSPGSRPSMSTVVKMLEGGVEILPPPNPFRYLYGLGNENVAGDTTVLGSYSTSAGTNSSWYEKTTPVMRKYEIQIASS; encoded by the coding sequence ATGGAGAGATTCTTACACGAAATTGCTAAAGAGAAAATCGTCAGATTCACTGCACAAGAACTTTATAGTTTTACGAATAACTACTCGACAAGATTGGGATCTGGCGGCTTCGGGGTCGTTTATGAAGGACAATTTCCTAATGGAATAAGAATTGCAGTGAAAGTTCTGAATAGAAACTCAAACAATAAGAAAGTTGAAGAACAATTCATGGCGGAGGTAGGAAGTATAGGTAAAACTCACCATATAAATCTTGTTAGATTATATGGATTTtgttttgataatttaatgagtGCATTAGTATATGAATACATGGAAAATAACTCCCTAGACAAGTTCTTGTTTAGTACTAAAACACCACAAATCGAGGTGGAACAGCTACAAGAAATCGCTCTTGGTACCGCGAAAGGGCTCGCCTACCTGCATGAAGAGTGTCAGCATAGGATAATTCACTACGACATAAAGCCTGGGAACGTTCTTCTCGACTCAAACTTCTCCCCGAAAGTTGCAGATTTTGGGCTTGCGAAGCTTTGTGACAGAGATATCACTCATGTATCCTGCTCAGGGTATAGAGGAACACCAGGTTATTCCGCACCGGAGTTTCTTATGCCTGGTTATCCAGTTACACATAAATGTGATGTTTATAGTTTTGGGATGTTACtatttgagatagcaacgcggcGTAGGAACACGAATACCAACATGGATACAGATGATACTTTAGATTGGTTTCCAAAGAAGGCTTGGGAAGAGTTTGAGAAAGATGGATTGAAAAATTTAATAACAATGGAGATTACTGGGATTGAAGAGAAGGATAAAGAGAAGGTGCACAGGATGTTCATGGTAGCATTGTGGTGTGTGCAAGATTCTCCTGGTTCAAGACCTTCGATGAGTACTGTAGTGAAGATGTTGGAAGGTGGTGTTGAAATTCTACCTCCACCGAATCCATTTAGATATCTTTATGGATTAGGCAACGAAAATGTAGCTGGAGATACTACCGTTCTGGGTAGTTATTCGACTAGTGCAGGAACAAATTCGTCTTGGTATGAAAAAACAACTCCAGTCATGAGGAAGTATGAAATACAGATAGCTAGTTCATGA